CCATTGAGCGTATTTTGTTAATAAAGTTTCTTTTGTCGAGTTCTTTATCCAAAATAGCTTCATAAAGTTTTTGCAATTGGCGCATAGTAAACTTTTCGGGGAGCAGTTCAAAACCTATAGGGTTAATTGAAGTTCTTCTTCGTAATCGTTTTATGGCCTTGTCCAACATAGCACCATGGTCAAATATCAATTCAGGAACTTTTGATAGGCTAAACCATTTGGCATTAAAATTTTCAATGAGTTCCTCGTTGTGTTTCTCTACGTTGATGATAGCGTAATACGAAGTGGAAATGGTTCTGGCAACAGGATCTCTGTCAACTTCACTAAAAGCATAAAGCTGTTCCATGTAAATGTCGTGCATACCTGTTAGTCTGTAAAGAATCCTTTCGGCTCCATCATCAAGTGTTTCATTCTGCTTTAAGAACCCGCCCATTAAAGACCACTTGCCCTTTTCTGGTTCAAAATCTCTTTGTATTAACAGTACTTTTAGGTCTTCATCATCAAAACCAAAAATAATACAATCAATAGCGAGAAAAACTTTATCTTCGGGAATATATCCTTTATACATACTTATTTTTTTGATCAAAAATAATATTTACCTGAAATATGTCGAATTTTTATTTGCTTCGAATATACGGAATAAGTGTTAAATATACATTTACTTTAAAAAAAATTTGTAAATGTTAAATTTTTGTTATTTATTTACAAATGTGAGATTTACACTTGTGGGAAATTTATAATATTTTGTGTACCGACTAACCAACGGTAATAAGGTTTCTCATTATTTCAGTGCTAAATTAATTCTAATTACTAACTAAAAACAAACTAGTATGATTACAACTAAACTACTATTATTTAGTCGTCAATGTAATTGGCCATTCAAGAAATGGTTAATGGCATTGGTGATTATGATGGCTTGTGCAAATTTTAGTTTTGCACAGCAAACAATTTCAGGAACGGTTACTTCTGAGAGTGAAGGGATTCCTTTGCCTGGGGTAAATGTTTTGCTTCTTGGTAGTACTCAAGGAGCCGTGACAGATTTTAACGGTAATTATTCTATCAAGGCGTCGGCAGGCGATGTGTTGGAGTTTAGATATTTGGGTTATTTAACCCAAGATATAACCGTAGGGAGTTCTACCACTATCAATGTAGTATTAAAAGAAGATTTAACCTCTTTGGACGAGGTGGTGGTTGTTGGGTATGGTACCCAGAAAAAATCTGATTTGACAGGAGCTGTAAGTCTTGTAGATACGCAAGAAATGACAAAACAAGCTACTAATGATGTTACACAAATGATGCAAGGTCGAGTAGCTGGTGTTTCAATTACCACAGATGGTCAACCTGGTGCCGCACCTAGTGTGCGAATACGAGGTGTAGCTACTTTTGGTATAGGAGCAAGTGCAGAGCCGTTGTATGTTGTTGATGGTGTTCCTGTTGATGGCATTAGGGATATTAACCCTAATGATATCGAATCCGTTCAAGTACTGAAAGATGCGTCTGCAGGTGCTATTTATGGTAATAGAGCAGGTAATGGAGTTGTCATAATGACAACTAAATCAGGAAAAAAAGGACAAAAAACTACTTTTAGTCTTTCATCATATTATGGTATACAAAACATAACACAAAGTCTTCCGGTACTGGATAGAGTGGGTTATCAAACCATAAATAGGGAGTTGATAAATAATTTTAATGCCGTTCAACCTCCTAATGGTCAAATACCAATACCACTAGGGAATGACCCTAGCTCTCCTCAATTTATTGACGATATAGATACAGATTGGCAAGAGGAGGGGTATAAAAATGGTTTCATCCAAAACCATAACTTTAATGTTGCTGGTGGTACAGACTATACCAATTATTTTTTGTCCTTAGATTATTTAGACAACGAAGGTACTTTAGTAGGGCAAGGCCCAAATTACAAGCGTTATTCTTTTAGAGTAAATTCAGAAGCAAAATTCGGCAAATTTACAGTAGGTGAAAACCTCTTTTTTGTGCATTCAGATGAAAACCCTTTATTTGATACAGCTACCATCAATTTACCTGGAGGAAGGCCAACATTGGTTAATGACTTGCTTCAGGCCGCACCCACAATTCCAGTTTATGATTCAAATCGACTTGGCGGTTATGGAGGAGCCAATGCTACCATTCATCAATCCATTACGCTTAATGTCCCGGGAATAAATACATTGATTGATAATGAGTCTAAGGTAAATAGATTAAATGCTAATTTGTACTTGAGTTTTGAACCAATTGATGGACTTGTTTTAAAATCGAGTGCGTCTTATAATAGTACTAATATTGAGAGTCAGCTCTTTGTACCTAAATACGATTTAGGTTACTTTTTTCCTAATCCACTAGCTCAGTTGCGTGTTGTTAATACCAACATAAGTCGATTTTTGGTTGAGAATACAGCAAACTACACCAAAGAGTTTGGTAAGCATAATATATCTGTTTTAGCTGGTCAAACCTATCAAAAGGACGAGTTTAGAGCAGTTACAGCAGTTGGTGGAGGTCTTACCGAACCTTACGTTTTAAGTCTAGGTAATGCCACTGATTTTAGTGTTTTTGATAATATTCAAGAAGCTGCATTGTTCTCTTTGCTGGGACGTATAAATTATTCTTTTGATGATAAATATTTCATCACGGGAAATATTAGATATGATGGGTCATCAAGATTTAATCCTGATGTGCGATATGAAGTATTTCCTTCAGTTTCTGCAGCTTGGAAAATACATAACGAATTTGAATTACCGGATTTTATCAACACCCTTAAGTTGAGAGGTGGTTGGGGTGAAGTTGGTAATCAGGAAGTTGGAAACTACCTGTATCAAAGAACCATAAATAGAGGTATTCCTTATCAATTCTCAGGAGGCTCAACGGTTGTTGGGGCAGCTGTAACACAGCTTATTGATGAAGATATCCAATGGGAAACCAGAAGAACCAGTAGTATTGGTCTTGATGCTACCCTTTTAAATGGTGCAATAGATTTTACTGCTGAGTATTATAGAAATACATCTGAGGACGTTTTAGTTGATATCCCTGTGCCATTGTCAAACACAGTTGGTGCGTTTAATTCTACAATCTTGTCCAATGCTGGATCGATAAGAAATTCGGGTATTGAATTATCTGCTGTTTATAGACAACCCATTGGTGATAATTTTTCTTTTGAAATTGCTCCTAACTTTTACACAGTAAAGAATGAGATACTTGAAATTGGTGGTCAAGAATTTCTTACTGGTACTGGAACTAGAAATATTGTAGGTCGTTCCTTAGGTGAACATTATGGATGGGTTTATGATGGTATTTTCCAATCGGCCCAAGAAGTGGCTGATGCGCCTTTTCAAAACCCTGGAACAGCACCAGGAGACATCAAGTTTAAGGATATCAGTGGACCAGATGGAACGCCTGATGGTGCTATAACAGATGAAGATCGTACATTCTTGGGTCAAGGATTGCCAACCTATTACTATGGTCTTAACATTACAGCAAACTATAAAAATTTCGATTTTACCATATTTGGTCAAGGTAGTGGTGGGAATTTAATTAATAGTAACCTATACCGTGGTTTAATGCCAACTTCTGGATATACCAACTGGCACGAGGATATTTTAAACCGTTGGACACCAACAAATACGAACACCACTGTGCCACGTGTTATTTTAGACGATCCTAACAACAATGGTAGGGATTCAAACAGGCCTGGTTGGTTACAAGATGGAGACTATTTTAGGATAAATACAATATCGTTGGGGTACACTTTACCTGAAAATATTGCCAGTAAAATGTATATGTCTAATGCTCGATTTTTTATTACCTTACAAAATGTAGCTGTTTTGTCAAAATATAAGGGTTATAATCCAGATTTTCAAGCTGGTGTATTAAATCCAGGCTTTGATTTTGGAACATATCCAAGACCAATGACTTCCATGGTAGGATTGCAATTAAAATTTTAAAAGCTAAGAAAAATGAAAACACACATATTAAAATTATTTTTATTTGTAGTTGTTATTGCATCAATTAATTCGTGTGATAATGAACTAGAACTTCAAAACCCAAATAGACTTAGTGCTGATCAATATTATCAAAGTCAAGAAGAAGCGCAAGCTGCAGTGGATGCCATTTACAATGGGCTTATAATAGATGGAAATTATCAGAGAATGACACCAATTATGGGTGATGCTAGAGGAGATGAAGCAAGATCTAGAAGCCCTTGGGTATTTTTAACACAAACTGGAAATTTTACAGTGCCTTCTACAGACACCGCGCTTGAAATAGCATATCTTGGTTATTATACCGTTATCAATAGAGCTAATCAAGCCCTTGCAGCTATTAATCAAATTGAAGATATTGAACCTGAGCTTAGAGAAAGGCTTTTAGGTCAAGCGTATTTTTTAAGAGCTTTAGCATATTTTAATGCTACAAATGTTTATAATAATGTTCCTTTGGTATTGGAGGTGCAAGCTGGATCGGAGAGTTTTTTCCCTTCTAATCAAGAAATAACTCAATCAGATATATATGCACAGATTGAGGCAGATTTAAATGAGGCTATAGGCAAACTTCCTGTTAGCTATGATAATGTTACTGGACCAGATACTGGTCAAGCAGCCCGAGCCACTAGTGGAGCAGCAAATTCATTGATGGGAAAGCTTAAGTTGTATCAAGGATTACACGATGAAGCATTGCCTTATTTTAAAGCTGTTGTAGATTCACAAGTATATGATTTAGCTCCAAATTATGGAGATTTGTTTTCTCAAGATCCCGCTCTAGAAAATGCAAATCCGGGTAGAATATTTTGGGCTGAATTTACTCAGAGTGCAAATGTAGATTTTAACTGGGGAGGAGATCCTACTGTGAATTGGAGGCAATTTTCAGCAGTTGCTCCCACATATTCTAGAGGTGATTTTTATGACTTTATCCCGACACAATTTTTAGTGGATGAATTATCAATGGAAAGAACTGTTGATGACAAATTAGACCCTCGTTTTGCAGCCACTATATTATCATATCAACCTTCAGAAGGTTTAACGCAGGCTTATGGTATTGATTATCCTGTAGAAGCAGATTATCCTTTTGATCCGAATCTATTCTATATTGCAAAATATACTTTGGCAAACACAGGAGGAGATCCATTTACTTGCGGTATTAACTACCATATCATACGTTTTGCTGATGTCTTATTAATGTATGCTGAATGTTTAGCAAATACGGGTAATATACCTTCAGCGGCAGCCCAAGTTCAACGAGTTAGAGATAGAGCAAACCTTCCAGATAGGGAGGCCGAATTTGCAGCTTATTCTTTAAGTCAATTTATGGATCAATTGGAACATGAACGGGTAACCGAGTTGGCCATTGAAGGCTTAAGATGGTATGACATTAAAAGATGGGGCTGGTTAGATGATGCAACAAAATTAAATGAGTTAAAAGCAAATGATCCAGACTTCAATTCTTTTGCACCAAATAGAAAATATCAACCCTTACCACAAACGGAATTGGATAGAAACCCTAATTTAGATGGAAATGCGGCAAACCAAGGTTAAAATAAATTTGAGTTAGTTTTTTAAATAATTGGTGCTTGAAAGTTAAAAACAAAATACTTGTCTTACTGGTGGTCGTTATTGCGACAGGTTGTGCTAGAGAAAATAACGACAATAATACATTATTTCAACGTATTAGTGCAGATTTTTCAGGCATCAATTTTAAAAATGAAATATCTACTAACGATTCAATTAACATTTTAAACTATGAATACCTCTACAATGGTGGAGGGGTTGGTGTTGGAAATTTTAATGGAGATAGTCTACCGGATGTTATTTTTTCGGGAAATTTAGTAAAGAGCAAAATTTATATTAACAAAGGCAAATTGCAATTTGATGATATAACCGAAAGTTCTGGTATAAATACCGAAGGAAAATGGTGTACGGGTGTTAGCGTAATCGACATTAACCAAGATGGGTTTGATGATATATATTTAAGTGTTGGCGGAATGGGGAACAAAAGTGTGTTTCCTAATCTGCTTTACATAAATAATGGTGATGCTACGTTTACCGAATCTGCTGAAGATTATGGCTTGGACGATTCAGGTGAATCCATCCAATCTATTTTTTTTGACTACGATTTGGATGGCGATTTGGATATGTATTTGCTAACAGGTGGTGGTTTTGAAAAATCTGCTATCCGGATTAGAGCTATACTCAAAGATGGCCAAGGGAGAAATACTGATAGGTTGTACAGAAATGATTTTAATGAAGCTTTAAACCATCCAGTATATAAAGATGTTTCAAAAGAAGCCGGAATTTCCATAGAAGGCTTTGGTTTGGGAGTTTCAGTTTTTGATGCCAACAACGATTCATGGCCAGATTTATATGTTTCTAACGATTATCTCTCTCACGATTTTTTA
This genomic stretch from Flavobacteriaceae bacterium GSB9 harbors:
- a CDS encoding RagB/SusD family nutrient uptake outer membrane protein, translated to MKTHILKLFLFVVVIASINSCDNELELQNPNRLSADQYYQSQEEAQAAVDAIYNGLIIDGNYQRMTPIMGDARGDEARSRSPWVFLTQTGNFTVPSTDTALEIAYLGYYTVINRANQALAAINQIEDIEPELRERLLGQAYFLRALAYFNATNVYNNVPLVLEVQAGSESFFPSNQEITQSDIYAQIEADLNEAIGKLPVSYDNVTGPDTGQAARATSGAANSLMGKLKLYQGLHDEALPYFKAVVDSQVYDLAPNYGDLFSQDPALENANPGRIFWAEFTQSANVDFNWGGDPTVNWRQFSAVAPTYSRGDFYDFIPTQFLVDELSMERTVDDKLDPRFAATILSYQPSEGLTQAYGIDYPVEADYPFDPNLFYIAKYTLANTGGDPFTCGINYHIIRFADVLLMYAECLANTGNIPSAAAQVQRVRDRANLPDREAEFAAYSLSQFMDQLEHERVTELAIEGLRWYDIKRWGWLDDATKLNELKANDPDFNSFAPNRKYQPLPQTELDRNPNLDGNAANQG
- a CDS encoding TonB-dependent receptor; this translates as MITTKLLLFSRQCNWPFKKWLMALVIMMACANFSFAQQTISGTVTSESEGIPLPGVNVLLLGSTQGAVTDFNGNYSIKASAGDVLEFRYLGYLTQDITVGSSTTINVVLKEDLTSLDEVVVVGYGTQKKSDLTGAVSLVDTQEMTKQATNDVTQMMQGRVAGVSITTDGQPGAAPSVRIRGVATFGIGASAEPLYVVDGVPVDGIRDINPNDIESVQVLKDASAGAIYGNRAGNGVVIMTTKSGKKGQKTTFSLSSYYGIQNITQSLPVLDRVGYQTINRELINNFNAVQPPNGQIPIPLGNDPSSPQFIDDIDTDWQEEGYKNGFIQNHNFNVAGGTDYTNYFLSLDYLDNEGTLVGQGPNYKRYSFRVNSEAKFGKFTVGENLFFVHSDENPLFDTATINLPGGRPTLVNDLLQAAPTIPVYDSNRLGGYGGANATIHQSITLNVPGINTLIDNESKVNRLNANLYLSFEPIDGLVLKSSASYNSTNIESQLFVPKYDLGYFFPNPLAQLRVVNTNISRFLVENTANYTKEFGKHNISVLAGQTYQKDEFRAVTAVGGGLTEPYVLSLGNATDFSVFDNIQEAALFSLLGRINYSFDDKYFITGNIRYDGSSRFNPDVRYEVFPSVSAAWKIHNEFELPDFINTLKLRGGWGEVGNQEVGNYLYQRTINRGIPYQFSGGSTVVGAAVTQLIDEDIQWETRRTSSIGLDATLLNGAIDFTAEYYRNTSEDVLVDIPVPLSNTVGAFNSTILSNAGSIRNSGIELSAVYRQPIGDNFSFEIAPNFYTVKNEILEIGGQEFLTGTGTRNIVGRSLGEHYGWVYDGIFQSAQEVADAPFQNPGTAPGDIKFKDISGPDGTPDGAITDEDRTFLGQGLPTYYYGLNITANYKNFDFTIFGQGSGGNLINSNLYRGLMPTSGYTNWHEDILNRWTPTNTNTTVPRVILDDPNNNGRDSNRPGWLQDGDYFRINTISLGYTLPENIASKMYMSNARFFITLQNVAVLSKYKGYNPDFQAGVLNPGFDFGTYPRPMTSMVGLQLKF
- a CDS encoding NUDIX hydrolase, producing MYKGYIPEDKVFLAIDCIIFGFDDEDLKVLLIQRDFEPEKGKWSLMGGFLKQNETLDDGAERILYRLTGMHDIYMEQLYAFSEVDRDPVARTISTSYYAIINVEKHNEELIENFNAKWFSLSKVPELIFDHGAMLDKAIKRLRRRTSINPIGFELLPEKFTMRQLQKLYEAILDKELDKRNFINKIRSMDILIKLNEKDMTSSTKGSFLYMFDQKKYNEKHDNNFYLKL